In Deltaproteobacteria bacterium, one genomic interval encodes:
- the ligA gene encoding NAD-dependent DNA ligase LigA yields the protein MPTPHRVRTEVERLRRELTLHNHRYYVLDDPLVSDAEYDTLFRRLLQLETQYPELQDPFSPTQRVGASPLAAFAQVRHSLPMLSLGNVLSREEMQEFQERLQRFLKSEAPIEYVAEAKIDGVAVELVYEHGGLVVGATRGDGETGEDITQNLKTVRAIPLMLLLSRHRPPPGRLEVRGEVFLASEPFRQLNQERAAAGEPLFANPRNATAGSLKQLDSGVTATRPLDLFCHGVGQVEGAAFASHWDFTAALQDWGFKPVPQRRICRNLDEVFAFFDELQAQRDSLPYEIDGVVVKVNNFALQRQLGEVSRSPRWAIAYKFPARQATTKVVNIVPQVGRTGVLTPVAELEPVGIGGVTVRNASLHNMDEIRRKDIRIGDTVVVERAGDVIPYVVKSIPEKRTGEEQSFEMPPLCPVCGAEVEREAGEAAYRCTGLACSAKLKESLKFFCSRGSMDIEGLGEKLIDQLVDKALVHDAGDLYRLTKEQLAALERMAEKSAHNLLIAIDKSKKTTLPRFLASLGIRHVGEATAKQLAEHFGTLAAIRQASEEELQQARDVGPEVARSIAHFFAQSQNCQVIDKLLAAGVDFPAVAARRDGKFSGSTFVLTGTLASMTRPEAQKRLEALGGKVSSSVSKHTTYVVAGTEAGSKLEKAQKLGLRIVTEDEFTAMLQE from the coding sequence ATGCCAACGCCACATCGCGTCCGCACCGAAGTCGAACGCCTCCGACGGGAACTGACGCTCCATAATCATCGCTACTACGTGCTGGACGATCCGCTCGTGAGCGATGCGGAGTACGACACGCTTTTTCGTCGCTTACTCCAGTTGGAGACGCAGTACCCTGAACTGCAGGACCCCTTCTCACCTACCCAACGGGTCGGCGCCTCGCCTCTCGCCGCATTTGCCCAAGTCCGCCACTCCCTGCCCATGCTCTCGCTCGGCAACGTACTCAGCCGCGAGGAAATGCAGGAGTTTCAAGAGCGGCTCCAGCGCTTCTTGAAAAGCGAGGCGCCGATCGAGTATGTCGCCGAAGCGAAAATCGACGGGGTGGCCGTCGAACTCGTCTACGAACATGGCGGGCTTGTCGTCGGCGCCACCCGGGGCGATGGAGAGACAGGAGAAGACATCACCCAGAATCTGAAAACCGTTCGTGCCATCCCGCTGATGTTGTTGCTATCGCGCCACCGTCCACCACCAGGGCGGCTCGAAGTTCGCGGCGAGGTGTTTCTGGCTAGCGAACCGTTCCGACAGTTGAACCAGGAACGCGCCGCCGCTGGAGAACCGCTCTTCGCGAATCCACGCAACGCTACCGCCGGTTCTCTCAAGCAATTAGACTCCGGCGTCACCGCCACTCGTCCACTCGACTTGTTCTGCCATGGTGTCGGTCAGGTCGAAGGAGCCGCGTTTGCCTCGCACTGGGACTTCACCGCAGCCCTGCAGGACTGGGGCTTCAAACCCGTGCCGCAACGACGCATCTGCCGGAATCTCGACGAGGTCTTCGCATTTTTCGACGAACTGCAAGCCCAACGCGACTCGCTTCCCTATGAGATCGACGGGGTCGTGGTCAAGGTGAACAACTTTGCCCTCCAACGTCAGCTCGGTGAAGTCTCCCGTTCGCCGCGCTGGGCGATCGCCTACAAATTCCCGGCGCGTCAGGCCACTACAAAAGTCGTGAACATCGTTCCGCAGGTCGGGCGCACTGGCGTGCTCACGCCGGTCGCGGAGTTAGAGCCCGTCGGCATTGGTGGCGTCACCGTGCGCAATGCCTCGCTGCACAACATGGATGAGATCCGTCGGAAAGACATTCGTATCGGCGACACCGTCGTCGTCGAGCGCGCCGGGGATGTCATTCCCTATGTCGTAAAATCCATCCCCGAAAAACGCACGGGCGAGGAACAGTCGTTCGAGATGCCGCCATTGTGTCCGGTGTGCGGTGCCGAAGTCGAACGTGAAGCTGGAGAAGCCGCCTATCGCTGTACCGGCCTCGCTTGCTCCGCCAAGCTGAAGGAAAGCCTCAAGTTCTTTTGTTCTCGGGGGTCGATGGACATCGAAGGCTTGGGAGAAAAGCTCATCGATCAGCTTGTGGACAAAGCCCTGGTCCACGATGCCGGCGATCTCTACCGATTGACGAAAGAGCAACTCGCAGCGCTCGAACGCATGGCGGAGAAGTCCGCGCACAATCTCCTCATCGCTATCGACAAGAGCAAGAAAACCACCCTGCCCCGTTTTCTCGCCTCGCTCGGCATCCGTCACGTCGGCGAAGCCACGGCCAAGCAACTGGCGGAGCATTTCGGCACGCTGGCCGCAATCCGGCAAGCCAGCGAAGAAGAATTGCAACAGGCGCGAGACGTCGGACCTGAAGTGGCGCGGAGCATTGCCCACTTCTTCGCCCAATCGCAAAACTGTCAGGTGATCGACAAACTGTTGGCCGCCGGTGTCGATTTCCCTGCCGTCGCCGCACGGCGCGACGGCAAGTTCAGCGGTTCTACCTTTGTCTTGACCGGAACCCTTGCCTCCATGACGCGCCCGGAGGCGCAGAAACGCCTCGAAGCCCTGGGAGGCAAAGTCTCCTCTAGCGTCTCGAAGCACACCACCTATGTAGTTGCCGGCACCGAGGCCGGCTCGAAACTCGAAAAAGCCCAGAAGCTCGGGCTACGTATCGTCACAGAAGACGAGTTCACAGCGATGCTTCAGGAGTAA
- a CDS encoding 2OG-Fe(II) oxygenase — MPPFSHAQKDEQALVQSRLASYDWPTLERSLWEHGYARTPQLLTEQECQELIALYQEPSRFRKTINMERHRFGVGDYKYFAAPLPPLVQALRTSLYPPLAAIANRWMQALRLPECFPSDLSTFLAHCHERGQTKPTPLLLHYEAEGYNCLHQDLYGEVAFPLQFVCFLSQPGKDYDGGEFLLVEQQPRAQSRGAALLPRQGEALLFTTRFRPMKSKRGYARTQMRHGVSRLTSGSRYTLGIIFHDAQ, encoded by the coding sequence ATGCCACCGTTCTCTCACGCCCAGAAAGACGAGCAAGCCCTCGTGCAGAGCCGGCTGGCATCGTACGATTGGCCGACGCTCGAGCGCTCGCTCTGGGAACACGGCTACGCCAGAACGCCACAGCTTCTGACCGAGCAAGAGTGCCAAGAGCTGATTGCGCTTTATCAGGAGCCCAGCCGGTTTCGTAAAACCATCAATATGGAACGTCACCGTTTCGGCGTCGGCGACTACAAATACTTTGCCGCTCCGCTGCCGCCACTCGTACAAGCCTTGCGCACGAGTCTCTATCCGCCGCTGGCCGCCATCGCCAATCGTTGGATGCAGGCGCTCCGTCTCCCCGAATGTTTTCCCTCGGACTTGAGCACTTTCCTCGCGCACTGCCATGAGCGCGGACAAACAAAACCCACGCCGTTGCTGCTGCACTACGAAGCCGAAGGCTACAACTGCCTGCATCAGGATTTGTACGGGGAAGTCGCGTTCCCTTTACAGTTCGTGTGTTTCCTCAGCCAGCCAGGGAAGGATTACGACGGCGGCGAGTTTCTCCTCGTCGAACAGCAGCCGCGGGCGCAGTCGCGCGGGGCGGCGCTGTTGCCGCGACAAGGCGAGGCGCTGTTGTTCACCACGCGCTTCCGACCGATGAAGAGTAAACGTGGCTACGCGCGTACGCAGATGCGGCACGGCGTCAGCCGCCTAACCTCCGGGTCGCGGTATACCCTGGGCATCATCTTTCATGATGCCCAGTGA
- a CDS encoding two pore domain potassium channel family protein, translated as MEVVSLILLVVALLKIVSIVQAIRWLRSWGRCYAGHLHHNPPPDEPAYYAAFEQCGGRHFPFGVKDYRLRRYIGLGRDARGFQRAGVGIASLFQATLYRYERLAGLVGLWAVVMTSVRHDAQLLTSPAVHSTLLYTLTNVVLGTNALLSVEAVFSYAILGGYATSFHMLSPRAGASRLLLELRVAMGRVVTTVFSGAVAAYVAYIAFGALEGKALVARPIQNAWEATQAFLQMLYWAMTTFATVGYGDIIPSNGYGQLVAFLIEVQTFAVLAIVFASLFTSRDTAT; from the coding sequence ATGGAGGTCGTGAGCCTCATTCTGCTTGTTGTGGCCCTACTCAAGATCGTATCCATCGTTCAGGCGATTCGGTGGCTGAGGAGCTGGGGGAGGTGCTATGCAGGCCACCTGCACCACAACCCTCCACCTGATGAACCCGCCTACTATGCCGCGTTCGAACAGTGCGGCGGCCGCCATTTCCCCTTCGGCGTCAAAGACTACCGCCTCAGGCGGTACATAGGTTTGGGCCGAGACGCCCGAGGGTTCCAACGCGCAGGCGTCGGCATCGCCTCCCTCTTCCAGGCGACTCTGTATCGGTACGAGCGCCTCGCCGGCCTAGTTGGACTTTGGGCAGTTGTAATGACCTCGGTAAGGCATGACGCGCAACTACTCACGTCGCCTGCCGTCCATAGCACGCTATTGTACACACTGACGAACGTTGTGCTCGGGACCAACGCGCTCCTGTCGGTCGAGGCCGTATTCTCGTACGCTATACTCGGTGGCTACGCGACATCCTTCCACATGCTTTCACCCAGGGCTGGTGCCAGCCGCTTGTTGCTTGAACTTAGAGTCGCGATGGGCAGGGTCGTGACGACGGTCTTCTCCGGCGCGGTCGCAGCATACGTTGCCTATATCGCTTTTGGCGCGCTAGAAGGGAAGGCGCTCGTAGCCAGGCCGATCCAGAATGCGTGGGAAGCGACCCAGGCGTTCCTGCAGATGTTGTACTGGGCCATGACGACGTTCGCTACCGTCGGCTACGGCGACATCATCCCCTCCAACGGATACGGTCAGTTGGTCGCGTTTCTCATCGAAGTCCAGACGTTCGCCGTGCTGGCGATCGTATTTGCATCCTTGTTCACGTCGAGAGACACAGCCACATGA
- a CDS encoding Eco57I restriction-modification methylase domain-containing protein, with the protein MSTLACKRVRLLDAGAGVGSLTAAWVAEICSRLVRPQEVALAAYELDETLLPALRETLTACEQACVAAEITCTWEIRATDFIEAAVNDLDGGLFQTEHSAFDVAILNPPYKKFRAESRIRQLLRRLGIETSNLYTAFLALAMLLLDDGGELIAITPRSFCNGPYFRPFRQHFLRQVNLTQLHVFEARDSAFRDDEVLQENVILHAVKGVPQQPRVRVSQSRTPDDPIGVERNVPFEHVVRPGDSQVFIHLVPDDDGHALAEAMEMLPCTLDDLRLCVSTGRVVDFRASRWLRAEPTSETVPLIYPTHFDNGLVRWPKVDTKKPHAIVYNPDSASLMVPAGVYVLVRRFSAKEERRRVVAAVFDPALVPCETVGFENHLNYFHERGAPLDRTFAWGLSMFLNCSPLDTYFRQFNGHTQVNATDLRSLRYPKRDTLIALGRRVQGTLPVQNDLDALVAETLLRAYPDNSQFRDFVVRDKSPAWLRLHRPLCQRGPADAARLPGGFSL; encoded by the coding sequence ATGAGTACCCTTGCGTGTAAGCGAGTGCGCCTGCTGGATGCTGGCGCTGGGGTCGGGTCACTGACAGCCGCGTGGGTCGCTGAAATCTGTTCACGACTAGTCCGTCCCCAGGAGGTCGCGTTGGCGGCCTATGAACTGGACGAAACCCTGCTCCCTGCTTTACGAGAGACATTGACCGCATGCGAGCAAGCATGTGTTGCAGCCGAGATTACGTGCACCTGGGAAATACGAGCGACTGATTTCATCGAGGCAGCGGTGAACGATCTGGATGGTGGGCTTTTCCAAACTGAGCACTCCGCATTTGACGTCGCTATCCTCAATCCACCGTACAAAAAATTCCGCGCCGAGTCGCGGATACGCCAACTCCTGCGCCGCCTCGGTATCGAGACGAGCAACCTCTACACGGCCTTTTTGGCGCTTGCGATGCTCCTTCTGGATGACGGCGGCGAGCTGATCGCCATTACCCCGCGAAGCTTCTGTAACGGTCCGTATTTCCGACCATTTCGGCAACATTTCCTCCGACAGGTGAACCTCACACAGCTCCACGTCTTCGAAGCTCGCGACTCGGCTTTTCGTGATGACGAGGTCCTTCAAGAGAACGTGATTCTTCACGCAGTGAAAGGCGTACCGCAGCAACCTCGAGTCCGCGTCTCACAGAGCCGTACCCCAGATGATCCAATCGGGGTAGAGCGAAACGTCCCGTTCGAGCATGTCGTGCGACCCGGCGACTCCCAAGTTTTTATTCACCTCGTTCCAGACGACGATGGTCACGCGCTCGCTGAAGCGATGGAGATGCTCCCATGCACCCTTGACGATTTGAGGTTGTGTGTGAGTACGGGGCGCGTTGTGGACTTTCGCGCTTCCCGGTGGCTGCGGGCGGAACCGACCTCGGAGACTGTTCCTCTGATCTATCCAACCCACTTCGACAATGGTCTCGTCCGCTGGCCAAAGGTCGATACGAAGAAACCTCATGCCATCGTATATAATCCTGACAGTGCCTCGCTTATGGTCCCTGCGGGCGTCTATGTGCTCGTGAGGCGATTTTCGGCGAAGGAAGAACGCCGCCGGGTCGTAGCAGCCGTCTTTGACCCTGCCCTTGTCCCTTGTGAAACTGTAGGCTTCGAAAACCACCTGAACTATTTCCACGAACGAGGGGCACCGTTGGACCGAACGTTCGCCTGGGGCCTCTCGATGTTTCTGAATTGTTCTCCTCTCGATACGTACTTCCGGCAGTTCAACGGCCACACGCAAGTGAATGCGACTGACCTTCGGTCTCTACGCTATCCGAAACGAGACACCCTGATCGCGCTCGGACGCCGGGTACAAGGAACCCTTCCGGTCCAGAACGACCTCGACGCGCTCGTGGCGGAAACTCTGTTAAGAGCTTATCCAGATAACTCTCAATTCCGTGACTTCGTCGTACGCGATAAATCCCCCGCTTGGCTCCGCCTTCACCGCCCCCTTTGCCAAAGGGGGCCGGCAGACGCAGCGCGGCTGCCTGGGGGATTTTCGCTCTGA
- a CDS encoding LLM class flavin-dependent oxidoreductase: MEIGLHYPPLIGSSKDILQGMAGQRTELYQRMLKHLVEQAQYADENGYYGFGFSEHHLNIEGITVSNNPAMLDLYIAAHTKHINVGELGFVLPAHDPLRVASDIAVLDQMSQGRAYAGFVRGIQERWLNTFGQHFSPALADNVTDLNAHMQARTELFDESVAIIRKAFACETFSFKGKHWQIPAPKLKWTGAPVTREIGKGVDENDRLLEVGLAPRCYNNRMPTFFEPFAISTGQGEEAATRGSVPVIVATNPPVIQTYLRLVQQGWAKFGRTTRLGEGVGLIRYVLVADTDAEAQELAADYVFEWLYWFDRWKFSGALAQEGEDPASVPSSAQSLMDRSMLIAGSPSTVCRQLEKLLSFAPVEYLWLFMQNESLPQTKLMRSLELMTTQVWPHFTDRIGKPRPAVTHPA, translated from the coding sequence ATGGAAATTGGACTGCATTACCCACCGTTGATTGGCTCGTCGAAAGATATTCTGCAAGGCATGGCCGGGCAACGGACGGAGCTGTATCAGCGGATGCTCAAGCATCTGGTGGAGCAAGCCCAGTACGCCGACGAAAACGGCTACTATGGGTTTGGCTTTTCTGAGCATCACCTCAATATCGAAGGCATCACGGTCTCGAACAACCCCGCGATGCTGGACCTCTATATTGCGGCTCATACCAAACACATCAACGTGGGCGAGCTGGGGTTCGTGTTGCCTGCGCATGACCCGCTGCGCGTGGCTTCGGATATCGCCGTGCTCGACCAGATGTCGCAAGGCCGCGCGTACGCCGGATTCGTTCGCGGCATTCAAGAGCGCTGGCTCAACACCTTCGGTCAGCACTTCTCGCCAGCGCTGGCGGACAACGTCACCGATCTGAACGCCCACATGCAGGCGCGCACCGAGTTATTCGACGAAAGCGTGGCGATCATCCGCAAAGCCTTCGCCTGCGAGACTTTCAGCTTCAAAGGCAAGCACTGGCAAATTCCCGCACCCAAACTCAAATGGACCGGCGCGCCGGTGACGCGGGAAATCGGTAAGGGCGTCGATGAGAATGATCGGCTGCTGGAGGTCGGGCTTGCGCCGCGTTGCTACAACAACCGTATGCCGACTTTTTTCGAGCCTTTTGCCATTTCCACTGGCCAGGGAGAAGAGGCCGCTACGCGAGGTTCGGTGCCGGTGATCGTGGCGACCAATCCACCAGTCATCCAAACCTATCTACGCCTAGTGCAGCAAGGCTGGGCGAAGTTTGGGCGCACGACGCGGCTGGGCGAGGGCGTCGGTCTCATTCGTTACGTTCTTGTGGCTGACACGGACGCGGAAGCCCAAGAACTGGCTGCCGACTACGTGTTCGAGTGGTTGTATTGGTTCGACCGTTGGAAGTTTAGCGGTGCCCTAGCGCAGGAAGGGGAAGACCCAGCGAGTGTCCCGAGTTCCGCGCAAAGCCTCATGGATCGCTCCATGCTCATTGCCGGCTCGCCCTCGACCGTCTGTCGGCAGCTCGAAAAGCTCCTCAGCTTCGCGCCGGTCGAGTATCTATGGCTCTTCATGCAGAACGAATCACTCCCGCAAACGAAGCTCATGCGCAGTCTGGAACTGATGACTACCCAAGTGTGGCCGCACTTTACCGACCGCATCGGCAAGCCGCGCCCGGCGGTGACGCATCCCGCGTGA